The DNA sequence CCTTAAATCAAAGCTTACATGTcaaattattttacaataacattgtatATATCACAGCTATAAATAATGGGGCTAGAGTTGTGTTATACCTTTATTAACAACTTCCCCAAAGAtcccaaaaccaacaatgaatttaTCATGCTAGAAGCATGATTTGTGTAGCCATTACCTGAGACATGGTAACATGTGCCGCCGTGCCATAATTCTTACTACGACTTGTAACTTGATAAGAACAGGTGTGGCACTTGATAAGAGCCTTGTCAACCCTTTTATGGCTTGTTTCCATTTAGGTGTGCCAGCCAATGGTAACACGTGCACAGGAAAATCATAAAGAACTGATAAGTATTGGGAAAGATGCGTGTTTGGCATACATGCTTAAATTTCCTTATTAGCACTAAACAAAGTACAACTGAGAGTCATTAGTTTTGCAATTCAAATCAATTCCAATTTTGGCCTATCATGGTTAGTGAAAAAATTATCCCGCAGCTCCAAACAGGAAACTTACACCCTCAAACAACTATAGACAATGCCAAACTGTTGTGAAATATcccagcaggaaaaaaacaagggaCTACCTCtagtaatttaattttttattagtATAAAGAACACCGTTAAACACACAGAATCCACATCCTGTCAACTGCACAGGACAGCACAGatacaacttttaaaatgtttttatgtaaccGTAACAATAAATCATGAAGGTGTTTCCACTCCCAGGCAGCTGACTAATGGTTAACAGACTGGAAGTGATGAACGTCATTTCCCTCAGCGGATTGCAGCTGatacaaagaaaagacacaaaagtcCAAGAATAGTCAATTTACAACACCATTATAAGTTAAATGACACTGTGTGTGACTTCATTAACATCTTTACCGAGAACAGTCTGGATCATTTCAACAGTTCCACAAACATTAACTATTATGACGCGCTATATGTGAGGACTGTCTAAATAAGTTCTAGATGTTTTTGAGCGGTTACAagatgcttacctgttcagaAAATGCCTTGCTCCTTTCTGCGGTCAATATCTCTCTTCAGTTGGCAGGTGGCACACATTGGACAGCAAAAGTACGTCATGAAGTCCCTACACAGTGACCCCTGGAaacacaaggggggggggggggttatccTAGTGTTTTAATTGCGTGTACAAAAATTTTTCACCCAGGAGGAAGTTGATTCCATTTGAGAGCAACAGAAAGTCGATagactatataatatatatttataagaCTATAAATACATGACCCTCACACATGGCTCTACATTTAACAGTGTCTCAGCTGTGGttctcaaccccccccccccccccccccccccccccccccaaaaaaaaatatggcaGAAATGCCATTCTGAATTCAGAACTTTCAGACAATGGTACTTTAAGATGAATTATAACGTCAGCATGCAAAGATGCTTACATTCAAATCCATCCTTTCTGTGAAGTCTCGTCTATCATGGCTAAAAACACAGagctacatttattttttggacgtttttatttgtattttcctatattttaatatattccTGTGCCTTTACAAACTATTGAAATGAAAGTGTCTCAAAATAACTGTGTTGGCACTTATACTCAACTTTGACTTATTGTAGAGTTACCATTGTCATATTAGTACGTTTACTTAGCTacaggatctgagtacttctacCACTGCATGTGATGTGGGATCAAGCATCTTAAAACCTCTACTCTTGTTACCACAACTAAAGGTAGGACTATCATACTCAGTGTTAACTGACAATAAGGATGCTGTTTTACTACATTGTCCAAATNNNNNNNNNNNNNNNNNNNNNNNNNNNNNNNNNNNNNNNNNNNNNNNNNNNNNNNNNNNNNNNNNNNNNNNNNNNNNNNNNNNNNNNNNNNNNNNNNNNNtttggaaaatggctgcaatgaaacaaagagtgaaaaatttaaaggggtctgaatactttccgtacccactgtatcaGTATTACATTGATATTGATGTATGAGATTACATATCATCCTACATTTTGAATATCGTACTAACGTGATATGacaagtctttttttgttttaaaagctgcaCTACAGTtaagtgatgtacttttctgaatttaccagacttaCTAGCATATACTATAAGGCGCTTCCATCAGAAGTGAATACACCTCCAAGATAAGAGTATCTATCACAATGCTGATCTCCATCAGTGCCCACAAGTACCCAGaattttgttcttttgtcaCCGCCAATGTGCCATTAATGCTACAACAGCCTTTTCAAttacttttggttttggtttccaAAATGACAGTGTCAGCCAttagcattaaaacattaaGTCTAATTTAATCTTGTCTACCTTTTTGTTGTAGCATTCTTATTAATGTTcctacaaaaactacaacaaaaaaactaaaaaatctaCAACTTATTTTCCCATTGTGGGCAATAttatgtttgcatttgtgttgtgtgGACTTTCTATCTAtcacatgtaaaaacacactGGCTGTCAACTCACTCTCGAAGTGTACAATGCTGTCTATCTGGTCGATGAAGCCATTCATGCGACCTTCAGTGATCATCTGGGAAGCGATTTTCTCAGCCTAAAAGACAATCAAAGGAAGCAAAACATCTTAATATCACATTTCCCAGTGATGCAAATATCAAGGTAAAAGGGATATTTCATACAAGCAGTTTGTATTCTAACAAATTTCCCCACAGAGCTTTGAGCTCTCTTTCAAAACAGTGGCTTTTGAAATGCATACAATGCATATTTCTCTAGAAATTCAGCAAGTAAACATTATACTATgaatgttttggttaaaaatgttATGCAGTGTATTTGAATGCATCACAAATAAATACCTAGACTTTGATAATGTTTACACAAATGAAACTAATTCTTGGAGCAAAAGCCAGATTGAGTACAGACATCAATAcaagtattaaatattaaaatgtacagtatattaaatacattgtacatttacacatattgAAATTATTTCATAGTGATTgcagaaaaagctaaaaaaaaacacacatactggaTGTTAATCAAAGCGATGTGTCACCTTTGCAGGGGGGATTTCCAGCAGTGCTCCTAGTTCTTCAAACGTGATGTTGTTGTAGAGTTTGCTAGCAGACAGGAGGTTGTGTTCAATCACAGCTCTGTCAAGGATGCTGGAACCTGCAAGAGAGAGAACACACAACTTAAATTACATTCCAGTTTAGTACTTTCGAAGGATTGAAGTTGCTAGAATACGTGCCCCAGTACTTCATAACATAGAACAAACACCACATCCTCAGCATTCAAGGCataaaacatgacacaaaaaaatcacttcCAAAAGCTCAATCTGTGCTCCATTACCGCtgcaataaaacaagaaacatgGGCCTTCATTCACTAATAGCATATGTCTCTACAATATTCTAAGCAGCATACAAAAAAGTGTGTAGTACTGTAGTTTCTCTAGACACGATACACTGCATGGCACGCAGGACTCATGCAGCCTACTGAGCAAATATATCAGCTATCACTAGTGATGaacaaatgaagctttgtgaaccagtgtctttactTTCTGatcccactagatggcgctctctgctTAACAAAGTGTTGAGAATACATAGAATAGCAATGGCTTAGGCATTTCTCTTCAAACCAAGAGTGCCATCTAGTAGGCtcataaaataaagacactggttcacaaagcttaatttggccatcactagctATCACCAGTTGAGGAAGACGTAGTACAAATAAGAACATTTTGCCCCATTGCCTATCCAACAACCAGCAGCTCAAGCCAATTATCTCCACTCACCATCCGCTGTGGTGGCTTTCTGGTGAGGCATCAGCATGGCAGCAAACTCCTGCAGCTGGTTTCCTCTGATAATACGGTCCAGGTACATCTTCTCCAGAATACCATAGGCAGCCAGCTGCTGACAGCGCTCATCCTTAAAGAGAGTGGCCAACATACGGGAACGCTGTTGGCCTAAAAATAAGCAATATGTTTTGTATGAGACACAGTTGTTTTTACCTAGATTGTCTTTGAAAACGTAAACCTCAGCACAAAAGTCTTGGTGGTACCTGCAGAGGCCAGTATAGTGCAGTTTAGGGCATGTTTCAGTGCCTCCAGACGTTCGGTCTCATGGACAATGGACTTATAAGACAGC is a window from the Etheostoma cragini isolate CJK2018 chromosome 16, CSU_Ecrag_1.0, whole genome shotgun sequence genome containing:
- the cops4 gene encoding COP9 signalosome complex subunit 4 translates to MATDVRQELAQLMNSTGSHKDLAAKYRQILEKAIQFTDADQLESLKAFVEAMVNENVSLVISRQLLTDFCTHLPNLPDATAKAVYHFTLEKIQPRVISFEEQVASIRQHLATIYEKEGDWRNAAQVLVGIPLETGQKQYNVDYKLDTYLKIARLYLEDDDPVQAEAYINRASLLQNESSNEQLQIHYKVCYARVLDFRRKFIEAAQRYNELSYKSIVHETERLEALKHALNCTILASAGQQRSRMLATLFKDERCQQLAAYGILEKMYLDRIIRGNQLQEFAAMLMPHQKATTADGSSILDRAVIEHNLLSASKLYNNITFEELGALLEIPPAKAEKIASQMITEGRMNGFIDQIDSIVHFESELTASVFLHVIDRKSTQHKCKHNIAHNGKISCRFFSFFVVVFVGTLIRMLQQKGRQD